TAGTCTACTGTAATTTCTCCAGCAAGGACCTCTTGAATAACGGAGGCTACTCTTTTGGTTTCTCGAAGAATAACATCATAAGATTTTCCATCTACTCGTAATCCAGAGCCACCATTTACCCATGGTCCCCATTCTCCAGGTAGATAGAGAATCTTTTCTGATAAGCTCGTCTCATCCATCAATACTCTTAACGTATTTTCGAGTTCTTTCCAATCAATCTGGTCATTGTAATACACTCCAATATCCGTATCTGACTCTTTGTCTGCTTCTCCACGACTTTGAGATCCGCCGATTACGATTGCATCAATTCCTTCAACAGAAGAGAGCATGGAAATCCACTTATCTTGATTCATTTAATCCCCTCCGCTTTTCTTTTTATCATAGCCCAAACCATCTGTTTTCGCTACTGAGAACCCTATATGTGCTTTTATAGATATTTTTTAAAGTGCTTTCCTTTTATGAAAAGAAAAAAACCGCTCTCAAATGAGGCGGCCTCTGTATGATTACTATTTTTCAGCTTTAATCACTTGTTGGTTTGATTCTTTCATTTTTCTTTTTTCTCCCTGATGACCATCACTGTCATCCAATCGATTAATTATATTTTTAGTAACCACACGTAAGAAGAAGAGACAGACGATTACTGAAACTGCTTCGGAAATCGGATAGGCCCACCAGACCAGATTCAAATCTCCGGTTTGAGCCATAAAATATGCAACAGGCAATAGAACAATCACTTGTCGGATAAGAGAAATAATTAGACTATACTTCCCTAATCCAAACGCTTGGAAACTTGAACTCATCACAATCGTAAACCCTGCCATAATAAAATGTGTACTGATGATTCGCATGGCAGGAATTCCAATTTTCAGCATTTCTGGAGAAGCGTTAAACATACTCAATAACTGTTCTGGGAATAACTGGAAAAGAATCGTTCCAATAAACATGATACTTAAAGCATACTTCACTCCTAGTCGCAGTACTTCTTTAATTCGATCTGCTTTTCTCGCTCCATAATTATAACCGATGATAGGAACCATTCCATTATTCATTCCAAAAATTGGCATGAATACGAAACTCTGCAGACGGAAATAAATTCCAAAGACTGCTGTTGCAGTTGGAGTGAATGCAATCAAAATATTATTCATTGCTAAATTCAAGAATGAAGCAAGTGACATCATTAGAATGGAAGGAATTCCAATCGCATAGATGTCTTTCAAAATTTGAAGTCGTGGCTGGAATTTTTTTAATGAAAATTGTAATTCTTTGTTATATTTTAAATTGAAGTACAGTCCTAAACTAGCCGCGATACTTTGGCCAATTACGGTAGCAATTGCTGCTCCTTTTGTCCCCATTGCGGGTAAACCAAGTAATCCAAAAATTAGAATAGGGTCCATAATAATATTAATAACTGCACCGGCACCTTGAGAAATCATTGAATAAAATGATAATCCAGTCGATTGGAGCAGACGTTCAAAAGTAATTTGTAAGAACTTACCTAAACCAAAAAAAGAAATGACATACAAATATTCTTGTCCATGGCGAATGATTTCGGGATCATTCGTTTGAGAAAGAAAAAACTGCTTCATAAAAAGAATAGCTAATCCTGCAAATAAAAGATAGTGAAGCATATTTAGAAAAATTCCATTTTCCGCGGTTTGATTTGCCTCTTCAAAACGTTTTTCTCCCAAACGTCGAGACACTAAAGCGTTAATTCCTACCCCTGAACCGACCGCAATCGCGATCATCAAGCTTTGCACCGGAAAGGCTAGCGAAACACCTGTCAGAGCCTTCTCGTCGATTTGAGCAACGAAAATACTGTCTACAATATTATATAATGCTTGTACCAGCATCGAAATCATCATTGGAACAGACATACTGATTAAAAGACGATTAATCGGCATCGTTCCCATTTTGTTTTCTTGTGGTTTTTTAAATTTATCCATAGAGTCGTACCTTTCTTTTCCTTTTTAAGTTTCTAATTTTTCAATCGGAATCAATACCATGGAGACTAACTGGTTTTCTTTCACACGACTATTTTCTTGATTATAGTAAATTTCTTCAGAAACACCTGTTGTCTTAAAATGATTTTGCTCCAACCATTGATTCATTTCTGTATATATTTTTGGAATCTCCTGATGAGGCCCCAAGTGAAGTGCTGTAAGAAATAAACCACTTGTTAGGTGGCTCGGTTGAATATCTTCTTTACCAGTTCTTTCCATCCTTACAGGAAATCCAGCTTCCATTTTTACACTCTTTTTTGAAAATTCGTGATAGATTACAAAGAAAGGGCCTGATGGTTTCATATCGAGTTGTTGGATATAAGCTGCGACTTTTTTATGAGATTCAAATATTTCTGAATGGATCTGTTTGAGTTCAACATCGGAATAGATCGTTAGAGTAGCTTGTGGTCCTCTTTCAATCACTTGGAAATCACTAATTCTCGGCATTTTTATTCCTCTCCTTTTATTTTTGAACGATATACTGCTATAAAAATCATAGCATATTCTTCATACGTTCACTACTGTTTGGCCCCATGTAGTCCTATCTCCTTTTAACCCACTCGCTTCTTTGCTATAATGCAGTGAAATAATTGAAAAAAAGAGAGGTGAAAATCATTTGAAAAAAATCCTGAAAAACTTTATAAAATTAATGGTTCTCTTTCTAGTTGGGTACTTCGTTATTCAATCTGGTTGGATAGAAACCGTACTCCTTCCTCGTATGAGCAAAGACATCACCTTATTCACTGAAAAAGTAAAGGAAGGTTCTCTTTCTCTACAAACAAATCTACCCAGTCAATCAGAAAATGAAATTCATTCTTCTCCAGAAAAGATTCCCACTTCTACCATGATCCCTAATGAAGATTATCGTCCCTTACCAGAATCCATTGAGGAAGATTTAATTCGTGCCCGTATTCTACAACTAACAAATGATTTACGAATAGAACAATCCCTAGAACCTCTTTCTTCAAATGAGCAGTTAGAGCAAGCTGCTCATATACGCGCAGAAGAAACAGAACGTAGCTTTTCTCATACTCGCCCTGATGGTAGAGATTTCTATACTACCTTAAATGAGAACGGTCTAAATTATACCTATACCATTGCCGGAGAAAACTTAGCGATGGCTACCCATCACTTGGAAGATGAAAAAATGGCAGAATTTCTTTTTAATGGCTGGGTAGAAAGCCCTGGCCATTATGAAAACTTAATCAAGCTAGAGTACCGAGAAATTGGAATAGGTGTTTATTTTGATGGAGAAATTTTATACATCACTCAAATATTCGGAACCCCCTACTAACCATTATGACTTAGAATTCTACTGGTAAACCAAAAAAATGACTGACTCTCTAAATAAGAATCAGTCATTTTTAATTTTACATTTTTTCTGGAGCTTTCACGCCTAGTAAACGTAAACTTTCTTGTAAAATAATGGTAGTTGCTTTTACTAGCACAAGACGAGCATTTAACTCTTCATCATCTTGTAAAATTCTAGAATTTCCATAATATTTATTGAAAGATTGAGATAATTGTAAAGAATATTTTGCAATTACAGACGGTTCAAATTTTTCATAAGCATGTAAAATTACATCCGGGAAACTATTAATCAACTTGATTGTATCCCATGCATAATCATCACTCAAACTTAGTTCTGCATCCAAATCCAACTCTTTTGAAGCCTTACGCAAGATGCTTAATGCTCGTGCATTCGTATACTGAACATAAGGACCCGTTTCTCCTTCAAATTGAACGACTTCTTTTAAAACAAAGTCAAAATTATTTAGGCGATCATTTTTCAAGTCATGGAACACAACCGCTCCGATTCCAACTTGTTTGGCAACTTCTTCTTTATTTTCTAAGGTTGGATTTTTCTCATTAATTTGTTCTATAGCTAGTTCGGTTGCTTCATTCAACACTTCTTCTAGCAAAATAATTTTCCCTTTACGAGTGGATAATTTTTTACCTCCTTGGGTAATGAGACCAAAAGGAATGTGGTGCATATTTTCTGCCCACTCTAACCCTAATTCTTTCAATACTGCTTTTAATTGTTTGAAATGGTTAGATTGTTCATTCCCAACAACATATAAGGACTGTGCAAAGTTATACGTACGTTGACGATAAATAGCTGCGGCCAAGTCTCTTGTAATATAAAGAGTAGCACCATCTTTTTTCTTAATCAAAGCTGGATTCAAGCCATATTCTTCTAAATCAACAATGGTTGCCCCTTGATCTGATGTTAAAAGATTTTTCGCTTCTAAGAGTTCTACTACTTCACCCATTTTGTCGTTATAGAAGGCTTCTCCATTAAAGGAATCAAAGGTAATATCTAGCATCTCATAAATTTTCATAAATTCTTTTAAGGATTCATTTCGGAACCATTCCCATAAATTTTGAGCTTCTTGGTCGCCATCCTCTAATTTTTTAAACCAGGCGCGAGCTTCATCTTCTAAATCCAAATTGCTTTCTGCTTCTTCATGGAATCGTACATAAAGTTTTAAAAGCTCTGCAATCGGATTTTTTCGAACTTCAACTTCACTACCCCATTTTTTATACCCAACAATAAGCTTTCCGAATTGAGTACCCCAGTCTCCCAAATGATTGATTTTAACAGGGTGGAAACCTACTTTTTCAACAATATTTGCTAGCGCGTTTCCGATGACAGTGGAACGCAAATGACCCATTGAAATAGGTTTAGCAATATTTGGTGAAGACATATCAATCGGAATATTTTGGTTGTTCCCTATCGCCAAATCACCAAAAGTATCTTTTTGTGATGCAATTTCATGAAGGACATCTCTACTGACCGCTTCTTTATTTAAAAAGATATTTAAGTAGGGACCTACTGGCTCTACTTTTTCGATATAGTCATTTTCAATTTTTTCTGCTAATTCTGAAGCGATTGCTTGAGGTGCTTTACGGAAAACTTTTGATAAAGAAAAAGCAGGAAAAGCAACGTCTCCATATCCAGAGTGTTTTGGATTTTCCAATAAGTTTGTAATTTGTTCTACTGACAAATGCTCTCCTGTATGACGATGAATCTCTGTTGCAACTATTTTTTTATAATCCATTTTCGTTCTCCTTTTTTATTAACTACTTTAATCTTTTATTGGTTCCCTCTTCAAATAAAAAAACGCCCCCTTTTGCACATGCAAAAGAGAGACGATCATTCGCGGTACCACTCTCATTCGACAATAAAAACCTTATTGTCCTTTTACCTGTTAACGAGAGGTGACCCGAATGATCTTACTTTTTATATATTCAGATCATTTTCTTTAGAAGTGCGCTTCTTTTTCATCTTTGTTATGGGTTTCCACCATCCCCACTCGCTTGGAACTCCAAAGAAAAATACTCTCTTCCTCATAGAATTTCTCTATATCTATCCTAATATAGCAATAAAAATTATTCTTGTCCATTCCTTTTCACATTTTATGAGAACATAAAAATTCATTATTTATTAAAATGAAAAATAAAGAGAACGAAGAATGTAACTCACTTGATATTTTTCAGCTAATTTCCATAGATATCGTTTCATTGCAGCAAGCGACAAGGTACCTTCTCGAAATTTTTCTAATTTTTTATGGAATACTTGTCCTTCGTTTTCAGTAGCGATATCTTTAAAATACCCCCATACATGCAAGGCAGCATTCTCAGAATACCCTATATTTTCTGGCAAATAATAGATTTCTTCAATCATTTGATAAAAAGGTAGAGCTATTTTGGGATTTTTGTCTTTTAATAATTCTCGTACTTTTTGATACAGCACAGGTGACTTTTCTAACACGGCATATTTATAACGTGCCCATTCTTGTTCTAGTTTCCGAATACTACTATTCTCTTCGGTAGCAAGAATACATTTCACGGCTGAAAGGTTTTTATCCTTTACCTCTAACATAATATCTATTTCTGAACCCGAAACTTGTTGATAGAACTCTAAAAACGGTGCAAGATGAATAGTTGCAGTATGAGCACCTGTTCTTTTTTCGGAAGCTTGTTGTGAATAATGAATTTTTTGTCGTCCATCTTTTTCTTTCCAAGTACGTGCTACTTGTTGAATCCAATACGCATCTGTTCCTTCTTGGCTAGATGAATTTATTGCATGGTGTAAGTTATCATAAACGACTGGAATCGAACAGTGGTCAGCAATTTTTAAAACATCTTCAATGGTATATAAGCGATCATCATTTTCAATAATCAGATGGTCCTTGATTCTTTGTTCCAAGGTTTCATAGGTATCAATAAATCTTTGAATAGCCAACTCTTTATCTCCGTATACTCCTCCCACATGAAGAATAATTTTATGAGAAGAATCCATTCCCAAAGCTTCCAATACTTTGACATGATAATCCAAATCTTTAATAGCTCGTTTCACTACATATGCAGTAGGTGAATTTAAAACAGTATATTGTCCCGGATGAAAGGACACACGCATTTTATGTGTACGAATTTTTTGACCGATTCTTTCAAAATCTTTTTTAAAAAGAGAGGACCAATCCAATTGGTTTACGGGACTAGAACCAAAAGGAATTAACCCCGAACTAATTCGATACAAGTAAATATCATTTTCAATATTAAAGTCAATCATATTTTCTAAAGAATGAAGGTTATAAGCAATCAGTTCTTTTAAACGGTCTTCTGTTGCATTTTTTTGGATGGTCGTACTTATTTTAGTATGAGAAACCCCTACAGCTAAACATGCATATCCAATACTCATTTTTCACTCCCACTTTCTCTTACTTATTATTCTCATGGATAAAGCTATGGATTAGCTCCACTGTTTCTTCTTGTTGTTCAGAAGCAGAGATCGTTGCTTCTCCATCACCTTCTTGAAATCCATAATTTCCAAACAAGGCGTGATTACCACCTTCTAACACATATTCCTTAGCTCCTAGAGGAAGGTTCTTTTGGTTTTCTTTTAACTTCTCTACATCTAGAACTTCATCATGACTTCCATAAATAATGATCACAGGAAGCTCTTGACTAGAAAGGTCATTTGCTGAATAGGCAGCTAATAAAATTAACCCTTCGATTTGTTGAGTTGTTTTATTTGTGTATGCTGCAGCCATTGCTCCACCTAATGAATGTCCTGCTAGATACCATTCTTTTATTTCGGGATGATCTTCGATAATGCCTTCTGCAGCATTACTATCAAAAACTGCTAAATGGAAAGGAACAGAGGCTACAAAAACTGTATACCCTTCTTTAGCTAACTGTTTCATGATAGGAGCGTAAGCTTTTTCATCCACTTTTCCACCTGGATAAAAAATAATTCCAATTTCATCTTCTGGTTGTTTTTCAGGTCTAAATATAATTGGATCTTCTCCTGACACTTCAACCGTTTGAGTAGTTTGCAATGCCGCTAATGCTTCGTCAGATGCTTTATAATAATCACTAAGATAACCTAATACAATACCAAATAATAGGAATAGCATAAATCCAATTGCTAGGAATATTTTACTTGTTTTTGAATACTTATTTTTTTCTTTCAACGGTTCTTCTTTAAATGACGACTTCTTTTTCTTTGACATCTGCACTCACTCCTCTTTATCTCTCTTAATTTTAACCTATTATCCATTATTTCACGAGCCACAAACTCTACGAAACAACAAAAAAACAGAGATTCGATTAAACGAGTCCCTGTTTCACACTTTTAAAAATGATAGGAATATACAATATGAATGTGACTGTTTTCTTGCTTTGACTCTTCAAATAATCGGAGCAAAGAAACTCCATAGCCACCTAAATTTTTAAGAATTGACTCTGGGTGACGAATGACAATCATCCGTTCAGAAAAATCACTGGTCAAAACATCCCATAAGGCATCTAAATTCGCACCATAATAATCTGGAAGCCCCAAACCTTCTTTTAAAATATGATGAGTTGTTTCTTTCGTCGTACATTTTTCTCCATCTAGTATCAATCGTTGCATGCAGCGTCCTCCTTTGCATAAAGCTGTTCAAAGGAATCATAATGATCATCCGTATAGAAAATCAATCCATCATTTGAAAAAACAATTCGCTCTGCATTGCGGTAGCCACCTTGATAGTTGATATCCGCTTCATAGTACACTCGACCTTTTTCCGTTGGAAGTAGACCTTCTCGATTTCCAAATCGGTCTCCACCAATGGACATCTTATCGGTTACATCCCATAGATTTCCTTGTGAGTTATCCCAACCAAGTTCTCCCGCTTCCCTTTTGGTAAGGTAATTGAAAGGTAATTCATCATAGCGACAAAGGTACTCCGCTACTTCTTCTCTAGAAGAATACCGTTCTTCCTCTTGGACTCCTTGTTGGATTGTATTTTGGGAATTGGGGGATTCTTCTATAAATAGCTCCCTATCTACATATTCACAGCCCACTAACATCCCCATGATTAACACAAGAATAAATGGTAAAATGCCCTTGAAAAATGGTTTAATTTTTTCCATACGACTCTCCTTACTTTTTAATTCTAAACTTTTTAATTCTAACTTTTTTTAGTAAATTTCGTAGCACACTTTGGACACGTAATGGTTATCTTCCCTCGGCCTTTTGGTACTCTAACTTTTTGACCGCAAGAAGGACACTTATAAAAACGATGTGTTTTTCTTTGTTGTCGATTCCATTTTATCTGTTTAAGTGCACGTGTTTGACTTTGGAAATACGTATCCATTTTTTGTTTATATTGAAGGAACGTTCTATTTTGACGTGAGAATTTTTGTTTGTCTTTTGAAAAAGTGCGAATGTAAAAAAATAACAGGATTGCAAATCCAATCCATGAAATAAATTTCACTCGAAATAGCACACTTAGTATCAAGAAAGCAATTCCGGTCTGCATTAAAAATTTTGAAAAAGCATCAAAACCATTTGCCGTCATCCAAATATTTTTTATTTTTTCAAAAATATTTCTTAAAAACGAAGAGTTCAATAGTAAATTCCTTTCTTTATCCAGATTCTGGAGTAGTCTATTCTTTTATTATAACGCAAATCCCTCTCACAAAAAATAAAATTCCTTATAAGGGAGGTCTTTCTGGATCTAGTGGATTAGTTCTTGAGAAAACGCTACAATAGATGTACAAGATGGATATTTTTTTGGAGGTACAAACATGAACAATAACGAGATCATCACTAAAAATAAAGTCTTCTTCAATTATGAAAAAGAAGAAGAATGGATTAATGAAATGGCACAACAAGGATATGATTTAACTGATTTTTCAATTGGGAAATATACCTTTAAACAAGGCATACCAGGTGAATATTTGTATCGCTATCAATATGTAGCGGACAAAACAGAAGAAGAAATCCAAAAACAAAAAGATTTACAAAAAAAGGCTGGAATCGAAATCGTCATCAACAACTCCAACTGGATCGTTATTCGAAAGAAAAGTTCTCAGGGACCTTTTGAAACCGTTGCTGATTATGAATCAAAAATTCGTCATTACCAATCCATTATGCGTTTTTTAAATGTACTCGCACTGGGTAGTATTGTGCTTGGTATTTCAAATATAGTGAACACTTCTCCGTTAAGTCAAATAATCGGAATCACATGTTTTTCTATTGCTGCTCTTTTGTTTGTCGTTATTGGAGGCTACTCTTCCCAAGTTCGTAAAGTAACAAAAGAAAATAAAAATAATCTATGAATTTTATAGATTTTGTATAATAAAAAACTGCCAAATGGCAGTTTTTTTATTTGCTTGAAGGTAAATCTTCCGATTGTAATTCTTCAATCATTTCTAGGAAGGAAGTCTGTTCCTCTAATGGTTCGACTGTTTCTGCATAATCAGAAGTATTTCCTATAATTTCTATATGTTGTTGGTGATTCAAGAACGTGGTAGGACAATCTCCACCATATTCACCATCCAAGTTAATTTGAATCGTTTGTGAATCCATTGAATGTACTTTTACAAAAGTTGTTTGAGCATATAATACTTGGGGATGATCAATGTGCTTTCCACCCATAATTAAGGATCGGATAATTTGCAGAATTTCTAAAATATTGGCTGTTTTGATAACAAATAAAGAAAATTTTCCGTCTCCCAGTACGATGTTAGGATCTAACATTTCAAATCCACCGGTAGAATTGGTCATCGCAATAAAGAACATCGAAGCTACGCCTTCATAGACGCCTCCTTCATATTCGATATGCATCGGAATCGGTTTTATCTGAGGGATTTTCTCTGCGCCTTTAGCAAGATACGCTAAATATCCAA
The Jeotgalibaca sp. MA1X17-3 genome window above contains:
- a CDS encoding MATE family efflux transporter, which produces MDKFKKPQENKMGTMPINRLLISMSVPMMISMLVQALYNIVDSIFVAQIDEKALTGVSLAFPVQSLMIAIAVGSGVGINALVSRRLGEKRFEEANQTAENGIFLNMLHYLLFAGLAILFMKQFFLSQTNDPEIIRHGQEYLYVISFFGLGKFLQITFERLLQSTGLSFYSMISQGAGAVINIIMDPILIFGLLGLPAMGTKGAAIATVIGQSIAASLGLYFNLKYNKELQFSLKKFQPRLQILKDIYAIGIPSILMMSLASFLNLAMNNILIAFTPTATAVFGIYFRLQSFVFMPIFGMNNGMVPIIGYNYGARKADRIKEVLRLGVKYALSIMFIGTILFQLFPEQLLSMFNASPEMLKIGIPAMRIISTHFIMAGFTIVMSSSFQAFGLGKYSLIISLIRQVIVLLPVAYFMAQTGDLNLVWWAYPISEAVSVIVCLFFLRVVTKNIINRLDDSDGHQGEKRKMKESNQQVIKAEK
- a CDS encoding GyrI-like domain-containing protein, yielding MPRISDFQVIERGPQATLTIYSDVELKQIHSEIFESHKKVAAYIQQLDMKPSGPFFVIYHEFSKKSVKMEAGFPVRMERTGKEDIQPSHLTSGLFLTALHLGPHQEIPKIYTEMNQWLEQNHFKTTGVSEEIYYNQENSRVKENQLVSMVLIPIEKLET
- a CDS encoding CAP domain-containing protein; amino-acid sequence: MKKILKNFIKLMVLFLVGYFVIQSGWIETVLLPRMSKDITLFTEKVKEGSLSLQTNLPSQSENEIHSSPEKIPTSTMIPNEDYRPLPESIEEDLIRARILQLTNDLRIEQSLEPLSSNEQLEQAAHIRAEETERSFSHTRPDGRDFYTTLNENGLNYTYTIAGENLAMATHHLEDEKMAEFLFNGWVESPGHYENLIKLEYREIGIGVYFDGEILYITQIFGTPY
- the argS gene encoding arginine--tRNA ligase, with protein sequence MDYKKIVATEIHRHTGEHLSVEQITNLLENPKHSGYGDVAFPAFSLSKVFRKAPQAIASELAEKIENDYIEKVEPVGPYLNIFLNKEAVSRDVLHEIASQKDTFGDLAIGNNQNIPIDMSSPNIAKPISMGHLRSTVIGNALANIVEKVGFHPVKINHLGDWGTQFGKLIVGYKKWGSEVEVRKNPIAELLKLYVRFHEEAESNLDLEDEARAWFKKLEDGDQEAQNLWEWFRNESLKEFMKIYEMLDITFDSFNGEAFYNDKMGEVVELLEAKNLLTSDQGATIVDLEEYGLNPALIKKKDGATLYITRDLAAAIYRQRTYNFAQSLYVVGNEQSNHFKQLKAVLKELGLEWAENMHHIPFGLITQGGKKLSTRKGKIILLEEVLNEATELAIEQINEKNPTLENKEEVAKQVGIGAVVFHDLKNDRLNNFDFVLKEVVQFEGETGPYVQYTNARALSILRKASKELDLDAELSLSDDYAWDTIKLINSFPDVILHAYEKFEPSVIAKYSLQLSQSFNKYYGNSRILQDDEELNARLVLVKATTIILQESLRLLGVKAPEKM
- the uvsE gene encoding UV DNA damage repair endonuclease UvsE; translated protein: MSIGYACLAVGVSHTKISTTIQKNATEDRLKELIAYNLHSLENMIDFNIENDIYLYRISSGLIPFGSSPVNQLDWSSLFKKDFERIGQKIRTHKMRVSFHPGQYTVLNSPTAYVVKRAIKDLDYHVKVLEALGMDSSHKIILHVGGVYGDKELAIQRFIDTYETLEQRIKDHLIIENDDRLYTIEDVLKIADHCSIPVVYDNLHHAINSSSQEGTDAYWIQQVARTWKEKDGRQKIHYSQQASEKRTGAHTATIHLAPFLEFYQQVSGSEIDIMLEVKDKNLSAVKCILATEENSSIRKLEQEWARYKYAVLEKSPVLYQKVRELLKDKNPKIALPFYQMIEEIYYLPENIGYSENAALHVWGYFKDIATENEGQVFHKKLEKFREGTLSLAAMKRYLWKLAEKYQVSYILRSLYFSF
- a CDS encoding alpha/beta hydrolase, which encodes MSKKKKSSFKEEPLKEKNKYSKTSKIFLAIGFMLFLLFGIVLGYLSDYYKASDEALAALQTTQTVEVSGEDPIIFRPEKQPEDEIGIIFYPGGKVDEKAYAPIMKQLAKEGYTVFVASVPFHLAVFDSNAAEGIIEDHPEIKEWYLAGHSLGGAMAAAYTNKTTQQIEGLILLAAYSANDLSSQELPVIIIYGSHDEVLDVEKLKENQKNLPLGAKEYVLEGGNHALFGNYGFQEGDGEATISASEQQEETVELIHSFIHENNK
- a CDS encoding barstar family protein, with the translated sequence MQRLILDGEKCTTKETTHHILKEGLGLPDYYGANLDALWDVLTSDFSERMIVIRHPESILKNLGGYGVSLLRLFEESKQENSHIHIVYSYHF
- a CDS encoding ribonuclease domain-containing protein, with amino-acid sequence MEKIKPFFKGILPFILVLIMGMLVGCEYVDRELFIEESPNSQNTIQQGVQEEERYSSREEVAEYLCRYDELPFNYLTKREAGELGWDNSQGNLWDVTDKMSIGGDRFGNREGLLPTEKGRVYYEADINYQGGYRNAERIVFSNDGLIFYTDDHYDSFEQLYAKEDAACND
- a CDS encoding DUF2812 domain-containing protein — protein: MNNNEIITKNKVFFNYEKEEEWINEMAQQGYDLTDFSIGKYTFKQGIPGEYLYRYQYVADKTEEEIQKQKDLQKKAGIEIVINNSNWIVIRKKSSQGPFETVADYESKIRHYQSIMRFLNVLALGSIVLGISNIVNTSPLSQIIGITCFSIAALLFVVIGGYSSQVRKVTKENKNNL
- a CDS encoding diacylglycerol kinase — its product is MRARVIYNPSSGREQLKKSMIDILHILEQAGYETSAFATTPEPQSAAKEAKRAALAGFDLIVAAGGDGTVNDVVNGIAGLDQRPKVGIIPAGTTNDYARALKIPRTGFLKAAEVIAAGHAIPMDIGQANDTYFVNIAAGGYLTDLTYEVPSKLKTAFGYLAYLAKGAEKIPQIKPIPMHIEYEGGVYEGVASMFFIAMTNSTGGFEMLDPNIVLGDGKFSLFVIKTANILEILQIIRSLIMGGKHIDHPQVLYAQTTFVKVHSMDSQTIQINLDGEYGGDCPTTFLNHQQHIEIIGNTSDYAETVEPLEEQTSFLEMIEELQSEDLPSSK